The Priestia megaterium NBRC 15308 = ATCC 14581 region GATAAGACTTTCTATTTGAACATCTTTTTCTCCAATTATTTGACCGTAAATTACCCTGAATATAACATCAACAAAAGAGAGAACAAAAGCCTTGATGGTAATATGTAAACAATTAATAAAATCACACCTTTTACAAAATGTATTACGCAATTTTAAACGATTAAAAAGGTCTAGAAAGAAAGACTTACAATTTAAGATTCATTGAAGGGTTACATATTACACCTAAAGGGATTTATTCTGCAATACAATAGAAGGTCAATTGCAAAAACAGGTGATTATTTTTGTTAGTTTTAATATTCCTGTTTCTTTTTCTAAAACTTTTAAAAAATAACGAATACTTGTTTAAATGGAATTGATTTGGGAATATAATTCACAAGTCAAAAAAATGACAAGGAGGATGAAAACATGGCAAAGGGACTAGCTATGCACGAAACGCTAGAAGTTCATGAAATCTTAACGCTTAAAACATCATGTGTAACAAAAGGAACAGCGATGTTGGAATTGGTAGAGGATGAGGAATTAAAAAAGATTCTTGAAGAAGATGTCCAAGCATCTACTGAAGCGATTAAAGAATTGAAAAAAATCTTAAAGAAAGCTCAATAAATAGGAGGGGTAGAAAAATGGCCACTAAAAGTACTCTTACTAAAACGTTAGACGATCTTGCTATTGCGACTGATTTATTATTGTCAGCTAAGAGTGGTGTACGAACATATGCTGTAGCGCTTACGGAAACAGCGACGCCGGAAGTTCGAAAGGTATTAAAAAAACAATTAAATGAAACCATCGAGCTTCATGAAAAGATTGCTCAATATATGATTGATAATGAAATGTATCACGCCTATGATGTAGAAGAACAAGTAAATCACGATTTAAAAAAGGCAGATAAAGCGTTAGATTTAGCGAAAGGTTAACTAAAATTCCCCCTCTGACAATAGAGGGGGAATTTTTTAAGGTTACATAAAAAGTTCTCTTTTGATATTTCTACAAAGGAAAAGAAGTCTATATTTTATTCTCTTAGAAGTAGATAACTTACCCCACTTTATACAATATTTAGATGATATTTTATAGTCTTTTATCCCATATCCGAATAAATTGGTTTTAATTGGCTGCTGAAGGATATACCTATTAGTAGAACGACATATTCTATGGGGATAGAGGAGGAGAAAATAGTGAAGGAAATTAAAGTAGCAGAAAATAGTGGTCAGGCAAATAAGTTTATTGAAGAGTTTTTTGCTAACGGGTTTAGTAAAAACGAAATTTATTTATTGACCTATAATAAAGAGCGCTCGGAATATTTAACAAATACAACAAATACAAAAGAATATCGAGCTTCTGAACAAGGAGTTTTTGAATCCGCAGTTAATAAGTTATTTTCTCGTGAAGATGAACTTCATTCTAAAATGGCCTCGTTAGGTTTAACCCAAGAAGAAGCTAAACAGTGTGTCGGTGAAATGAAACAAGAACGTATAATCATTATTGCAAAAAAAGATATGTAATGGTTTTTCCTGGGAATAACTTTCGAAGAAACTAACTGATCGAGAACTATTAGTAAATCATACTAGCATGTTGCTTTATATATAATATTTGTTCTTCTGTACAAAGGGTTTATGAATAGGAAAGCTACTGAACGAAAAGTATATTACTAGAGTCGTTTACTACTCTCATATGGAGGTGAAAGGATAATGATTCAATTTTTTGGTATCCACATAGGGACGTTATACTTTCCTACAAGTATCCTTCTAATTACTTTATTAGTTTTAGTAGGTTTTATTATCTATTTTCTTAGTAGAAGAAAAAGAAATAGAGATCAAACGATTCATTCAAATGAGAATAGGGTAAAGGGCAAAAGAGGAAAAGATAAAACTCTGTAAATGATCTAAAAGAAGAATTAATATATTTCGTCATCAAACAGAATTTCAGTTTGAAGTGAAAGTAAATCATTCTCACCTTACAGTTCCTGATAAGCCTTACACCATATTTAAACCTTGAGAAGGTATGATTTAAATAAATGCAGAGAGGGCCCTTGAATTCATTTCCAAGGGCTGTTTTTATTTGTATTCTGTAAAGGACAGACGACCTTTTAATCTTTTATTTTCTTACTATTTCTTATTTATAACTTCAAAAGAAACTTTATTATCGTTTTTTAAGATCTTAAACAAGCAATTGAACCCTTGATAAATTTGAAATAGTAGTCTAACCTTCATATTAAGGAGTGAAAATTATGAACGAAAACATTTCGGGTATTGATTATCAAGAAGTCATTGAATATGCGTTAGATCCACTCATTATTCATTCAAATCATAAGATTATATATGTTAACCACGCAGCTGAACATTTTTTTAGAGGAAAAAGGGAAGATATCATAGGTGCCAGTCCTTTAGATATATTTCAAGAAACATCTAAAGCAGCAATAAGGAAAAGAATCCAATCTGCTTATGAACGTCCAGCAGAGCTTATTGAGGAAACCATATTTAGATTGGACGGGACAACTGTTAATGTTGAATTATATTGTCATCCCTTGCTGCTGGGAGATAAAAAAGTAATCCAAACCTATGTGAGAGATATTACGGTAAAAAAAGAGAGTGAAACAAGACAAAAAGAAATAATAAAGCAAATAAATGAACTGTCTACAACCCTTGTTCCTCTTTTAGAGGGAATCGCTGTACTTCCCTTAGTAGGATCCATAGATGAGCAAAGAGCAAACCAACTTTTAATGGCTGTTCCAGTAAAAGTGCAGACGCAAAATATAAATTGTTTAATTATAGATTTTTCCGGTATTTATACATTGAATTCAATTGTAACGGAGCATCTTTTTAAAATTAATAGCGTTATGTCACTACTTGGAGTGCAATGTATCTTAACAGGATTAAGGCCAGAATTATCTCGCTCTGCTGTACAGCTAGGTATTAATTTAGATTCTACCCGGACAATGGCTACTGTAAAAAACGCACTTCATTTTTTGGGAATTACTTCTAGTAAATAACCTGTAAAATGAAAATAACTAAAGTAACTTCTACGTTTTTAAAGATACATATGATATGAATCTTTAGATGGTGCTACTTTCAGAGGAAGTTTCTTATTAAAGAAATAGTGGCATCGTCTTTATGGTTTCGTGCTGTTTTAAATATTTTTAGATGGTTTTTTAAAATTAGATTTGTATCTTGTATACATTAGAAAAACAAAAGAAACTCCTGAACATATACCAGGAGTTTCTTTTGTTTAAAATAACATATTGTGCAATCGCACGTTTGTTAAATAAAAGATAGAAGAATCATTGAATCGCTTTCTTCAGTTTAAGATCTTGTATAAAGCTTCAGAAGCGTTATCTATATCATAATCGTTATAATTTAAGGTTTTTTGATCCGTAAGTGTAGTGATTTGAAAAATCTTAGATGTTTTACAATACGACAGTTCCAGTACTTGAGGAATGGTATGAGTAATAGCACTATCCTCATATTGAATCAGAGTATAAAGCGTCTTTTTTATTTCAAGTATATTCATAAAAGTACCTCTTTCCATTATAAGGAAACCCAGGGTACAAAGAGACCATATAATTTTAATTTATGTTCTTTCTCTATTGTAACATATGAACGTATAGAAAAATACCTGTCGAGAACAGACAGTATGGTAACTGCAATTGTAAATTCTATGCACTTCTAATTTTGCTAGCTGGTCAGTTAAAAAGGTGACCATTAACAGAACATGTTCTTCTTATAATAGAATTACCTTGAATAGATTCAGTAATAAAAAAGAGTAGATTATTAATCTACTTTATGGCTTTATAAACAACTGGTGAGGAAAGTTTAATCAATGTAGATGGCTGCCCAAAAGCCATAGATTCATCAATGAATGTTTCAAGAGATTGAACGGAATTAGTTAAAACTTTTACTAAGTAGTTGTATTGACCTGCCAGACGATGACATTCGATAACTTCAGGGTGTTCTTTGCAATATTCTACAAATTGTCTGCAGTTTGTATTGCTGTATAAAATAAAAGCAGTTACAGGTTTGTTAAAATTTTCAGGATTAATTATTGCTCTATATCCATCTATTATATTTTTTTCTTCAAGTTTTTTTACTCTTTCATTAACAGCAGGGGTAGATAAACCAACCAGCTTTCCCAACTGTGTAACGGACAAACGAGCATTCTCTTGTAGATGTAGTAATATATTTTTATCAATTTCATCCATAAAACATACCCCGCTTTAAATTATAAATTAAAATAATAGGTTTTCCGTCAATATTAAAGTTATTATTTAGTAATACAATAAGAAACATATGTAAAAATAGAAATTTATAGAATACAATTTAATTATATCAAAAGGAGGGATTTAATGGCTTTAGAAATGAGAAATACATGCGAAAAGTGCAATAAGAAACTCCATAATAGCTCTGTTGCTTATATCTGTACACATGAATGTACATTTTGTGATAAATGTAGTGAAAACGAGATGTATATTTGTCCTAACTGTGGAGGAGAACTAGTTAAAAGACCAAGGGGTAAAGAACATTCGTTAAGTTGCTCACTGAGCTTGTCATGAATTTAGATGCAACACTACATAGATAGTGCAGTCAAAACAGCTACTATCAATGAGGTGGGCATTCAACAGCGAGCCGCAACAGGTTTAAGTACGGAACAAATTATAAAGCATCATAGTGAAAGTTTACATGGTCATTGCAATGTTGCACACTTTCAATTGTCAGAGAATAAGGTAATTCTTCTTGTTTATGTGAAGCAAGCTCCATATTAATATCAGTTATTGCGTTAATCGTCGGAAGATGGCCTCTTTCACCTCGCAGTGATTTGATAAGCGCATTACGAAATGCTGTATTCGTTTGTGTCATGTTTTTTCAGCCTTTCTTTTTCAAAGTATTAAGCTTGTAACAGTCTAACACAAATCAGTTTAATATATGTACTTCTGTGATTAACGACTTACTATAACAAAGCCACTAAAATAAATAGTATCAATCACAATTTTTTGTTTGTAAGTCACCTTTATATGAAGAAATATGGTTTAATATAAAATATATAGAAATAAGTAGAAAAAGGTACCCTTTATGGAAAGTGAAAAAGATTATGTGATTTTGAGAAAGACGATAACAACTCTTTCTACAAGCTTTATTTTAGCTTACCTTTTGACAATAACAGGTCTGGTTCAACAGCTAACTGACGGAGAAGAACTATCGTATCATACTGGAAATGACATGGCAGGGTGGTTCCTTGTATATCTTTTTTATGTAGGGGCAGTTATTGCTGTATACGGAAATTTTGTCTCAGTTATACTGGACGCTATTCGAAAGAAATGGCTTCCCAACATGAGATGGCTATTTGTCTTCTTCCACGGCATATTAGGCTTAATTAACGGCTTGTTTTTTCAAGATACATATTTGGCTTATTACGGGATGGCAGCTGCTATGTTATATGCATGTATAGATGTGTGGATAGAAAGAAGAATTGACAGGGAAAAAAGTACAAAAGTATTGCTAATTATACCTCTTATTCTTTTACTTCTCAGTTGGAGTATACTAGAAGCAATATCACCTAGTCTTCCGCCATTTACGAAAGAAGATGCTATAGAGTTTGCGACAAGTGGTGAAGGAACGGATATTGATCTATTTCCTGATAAAGCGGGAACGTGGAAAGGAACGTTTGAGGGATATCACGTTCAAAGAAGCACCCGTGCTAAAAAGTTAAATAAAGAGTTATACCTTGTGACCTTTGAAGAAAACTGGACCAACGGGAAACGAAAAGGACACTATGTAATGTCTTATAAAGTAAATCGCAGCAGTGTCTCAGGGTATGGCGGAAGTGATACAACACCTCCTTATTATGAAAAGGTATTAGAACAATAAAATAGTAAAAATTAAGTTTATGAATAAAGGAGCTTTGATCTATGTCTAAAATTTCCCTAGCAGAGGCTGTGAAATTGAAAAGTGTATTATCAAAACGAATACACGAATTAGAAGAAGAGATGGATCGTGTTGCATTTGTAGAGATTGAAAAAGGGGAGAAGATTCCTCCTCAGGCTCGATCACTATCTGATGTTGAACAGGATTTAGAGGACATTCGAAAGGATTTGCGTCTACTTGATAAATTAATGTATCAGGCCAATATCCAAAATAATATTACTTATAATGAACACAAACTAACAATTGTAGAAGCGATTGAATATGCCACTCAATTACGTGCTAAAGCAAGAAAATACAAAGAGTTTGGATCATCGTCTAAAGAAGAATATCCCTACTATGGAGAAGGGGTATCCATTATTAAAGTGGCTACATTTGATCCTGAAGAATATCGTCTAAGAGGGCTAGAGGTTGAAAAAAAAGCAAATAGATTATCAAATTTAATTAACGCTAAAAACTATCAAATAGAGTTAGAGTTTGATGGAGATAAATATTTTTAACCCTTGAAGAGGTGAGACTCCCTTCAAGGCATAGAAGGAGAATGTTTAGTGTACTCAAAGTACTATTGTGATGGCAAGTGATAAAACCAATAATCCAATGACCCATTACACTGTTACTATTTACCAATAACTAACTATAGCAATGGACGGTCGATGACCAATACCTCCTTGTTTTTAACTCCTTCTATGGTGCCCTTACTTGTAAGTTAAGTAAGGGCCTTATTTATCTTATTTTTATTAGAAAGCTTTCAGTATAATAACACCTGTAATAATAAGAGTAACCGAGATAATCTTTCTTTTGTTTTTTGATTCCTTAAATATATAAATACCTAACAGCGTTGTACTAACAATCGTCAGCCCTGCCCATATAGCAAAAACGATTCCAATTTCAAAATAGTGCGTCGTTAGAGAAATAAAATAAATACAAGCAATGAAGAGTAGAAATGCGCCTATCGTGGGAACAGTTTGTCTAAGGCCTTTAGATAGTTTTACACACATTTGGCCTGCAATGCCTAAAACTAAGCCCATCGTTAAAAATACGTATCCCATTACGCTGTCCTTCTTTCTTTAGAGCTCCCTTTAATGTTAAGAGAAACTGCACCGATTATAATAAGAGAAACTCCTAAAATTTTAGATAAAGAAATAGTTTCATCAAAAAAGATAATACCTGTGACAACAACAAGTACAGTTGCTCCTCCTGCATACAAAGCACTTGCTACTCCTACTTCACCTTTGGCGTTAATTAGCATATAAGCAGCAATTGAAGAACAATAAAATAGTATGGCGAGAACAGTAGGAACAAAGTTTGTGAATCCATTTGTAAGATTAAGAAAAAATACTGCGATTACCTCCAAGATGATGGCAAGAAACAATAGTAAATAAAACAATCAGATCTCCTCCTTTCAGTCACCTGATTTTAAGAACTTTACGTAATTGCTACTAAATAATTGCAATAGCACTCGGATGTCATTATTTTATCTAGAGCTTGATATCTTGTAAAATAATGATAAATGATTATAGATATCACTATTATTAATACCTAAATCAATGTAAGTGGAAAGGAGGATGTTTATGGAAGTAGAAGATATACGCATATTTATGGCTGTAGCAGAATACGGCAGTGTAAGCCTTGCCGCTGATAAGCTAGGCTATGTCCAACCAAATGTAACAGCACGTATTCGGTCTCTTGAACGAAAAATTGGACACCCATTGTTTCATCGTCACAGACGAGGAATGACATTAAATGTAGAAGGTCGAAAACTTTTAACATATGGAGAACAAATGATGCGGCTGATGGATGAAATACAGAAAGCATTTCAAGATGAGCGTAACCTTGTTGGATCATTATGTATTGGATTAGTTGAAACGGTAGTAGGGTTTCCTGAAATCATTTCTTCCTATCATAATAAGCACAAAAATGTGGATATTTCTCTAGTGTCAGGAGTAAGTACACAATTAATAGAGAAAGTTCTTAAGTTTCAGTTAGACGGGGCATTTGTAGCAGAACCAGTAAATGTGTCAACGCTTGATCAAATTCCAGCTTTTGATGAAGAAATTGTACTTGTATGCAGTGCAAATGAAAAAGGGAAGAAGCAGATTCAGTCTGCCAAAGAGTTGCTGCACTTACCATTCATTTTATTTAATGAAGGCTGCCAATATAGAGAAAGACTACAGCAGTGGTTAAAAGACGAACAAATAGTATCACCAAAAATCATGGAATTTGCTACACTTGAAACGATTATGGGGACAGTAGTTTCTGGTCTTGGTGTGACACTTATAGCCCGATCATTAGCGGAAAGATATGAGCGGGAAGGGTTAGTACAACTCTTTTCAATACCTGAGCCTTACAGAAACCTCAGGATTGTGTATGTTCGTCGCTCCGACTCCTATCTAGGAGTAACTGAGGGTGAATTTATAAAGACAATCAGCGAAGTAAGAGAAGGGAAAAAGCAGAAATAAACAGACGGTTTTTTCATACAGAGCTTTTTTATTTACCCTATGTTTAATATGAATGCACCAAGTGTTAACTAGAAAGGTAAAAGTGAGTTTTTAAGCTCACTTTTTATATGGCATAAATCATAAATGCTTTTAAAGGAGCCAGCACAGTGAAAATAGAGGACCAAAAATTTGCAGAACGAGTGCTGAAACACTTACTTATTGGCAGTCAAATAGACGGCCTGAAATTTGGGATTAATAGTTCTACAACTCTATTGTATTTTACTAATTATAATAGAAAAGATGATGGTGATTTTGTTTTAAACATCGAAACAAATTGGACTGTATATCCTGAAGCCTGTGATACATACCCATCATCAGAGGGTGAAGTGCCCTTTAATACAGAAGAGCAACATTTTAAGCATATTTGGGATATTAGGAGACAAAAAGTAGTAAACGTTCAGCTAGATACTGTATCGCCTCATCTTATCATTTCTCTAGAATCGGGGAGAGTTTTATTTGTGAATGGCTACGATCCTACCTACGAATGCTGGCAATTAGGAGACCCTTTTGGAGGAGTTGATTGGCTTTTAGTTGCAACTCCGGGCGGTGACATAGCTATTTGGTGTCCTAGTGAATTTGAATGAGCGTTATGTTAACTATTCTTGTATATAGTGTACAAAAAAATCACTTAGGAAAATGGTAAAACATATGGAGGAAACATGCATGAATACTATCTTAGAGAGCTTTTATGATTTAAAGGAAATAGTAAGTTCTTTTAATAATCTCCATGAGAAGTACAATTGGTTGTTGAGTGATTTAGATGGATCTTTTCCAGATAAGTATCTTCATTACTTTACTGACTACAGAATTTACAACAACAGAACGAACACTAGTACATACTGGATTACAGGTGAAAAGCTCACGGAGCTTGCTAATAAAGAGGATATCTATTTTATATGGGGAGTTTTCTCAGCCTTTGATAAGAAAGAAATTATAAATTTAGATGTGCTTAAAGAAGAGCCTTATGCTGATGGTAATCCGGATTTTTGGATTGAAGCACCAATAATTCAGCACCCTAAAGCAATTATAGAATTAGTTTTTTGGGACTCATCTTTAATTTTGCTTCTGAGCAAGGACGAAGAAATATCTAGGTATTTTAGAAACAAGTTTGCAAAATGGAAAGACCTAGAGGAGTACAATAACGAGTAGTCTTATAACTTATATATACTATAAAAGAAAAAACATCTATCGGAACTATCCTCAGGAAACAGCCACGGTTAAATGGATAAATGACGAAACAGTTGAAATCAGTGACCATACATTAAACGTTAAACAAGATACATTTAATGCTAATGATCGGAGTAACTAAATACTATTTTTAAACAATTAAGAGCTTTTGGTATTAATTATTTAAAAACGGGCTTAATAAACAAGCAAAGCTGAAGCATCAAGCTACACTTATTTACTGTTGCTAAAATCGTTTCCTAGCGTTCGTCTAGAAAACAGCAGAGTAGACATTATTTACATGTAAAAGAATAAACATTGGTAATTGGATTATGTATTCAAAAGGGGGAGAACGGAAGAGGCAGCTGAATATGCTTTACATATTCAATGTTCTTGGCGTATTGCCAAAGGTAATAAAATTGAAGATATAAACGAACACACGATTGTAGAAAGAGTTGACTCGGACGAAGTAGGAGGGCTAAAGATTTTTTTACCTCAAGGTTATTTATTAGAGGTGTTTCCAGATACGTCAGAAGACGATGAATACAGCGAGTTCTCGAGACTTTTCAAACGGAAGGAAGACAGCTCTCACTTTGTTGTCACAGGAAATGGTCTTAAAAACGAGTAATCCTATAATTAAAGAAATGAAAAAAGCACAAACCCGTTGGAAACGAACGTTTTTGTGCTTTTTTCTTATTTTATAGTGAGTTACATATAATCATAAGCGGAATCATCAAAATAGAGCCAGTGATAATATTCAACCTGCGGATCTGTCATCTTCGAAACTTCTTCTTCATTGAATTTTTGATACTCAACTAATTTCTGCACTTTAGAATTTCTTTCCACTTGGCTCATTTTAAATCCTCCTTATAGTTTGAGAAGTAACAATGTATTTAAATGTAGAAAGCGTTTTCTTTTTCTTGTTTTTATTATATATCTCAATATGAGATTAAAACAATATCAATTATAGATGATTTTTCAAAAAACAATATAGAAATGGTATCATGGCGTCGGATAGGGACAACAAGGCTTCTGCAATCGAAATTAAATAATAGGTGATTCCCAATGGCAAGGCTAAAAATTTTTTGTTAGTATCGTTGCTTAATCCCTAAAAAACATTATGATAACTAGCTCTATAAATTAGAAATAAAGCTAACTGTGTTAAGCTAGCTTTATATTTTTTATGCTGTTTTCCAGAGCTGTAAATTTTCAACTATCGTTCACTTTGTTATAAAAACTCTTTAACATTTTCATCATGTTACGCCCTGAAGTTCTTGACATTTGATTATTATCTTCATCATCATGAGAACTCAGGTACCAACTTCCTTTGTTATCTTCATTTAATCTATATACCTTATTCGTTCTACTATCTGTATAAAAGTTTCCATC contains the following coding sequences:
- a CDS encoding spore coat protein, whose amino-acid sequence is MATKSTLTKTLDDLAIATDLLLSAKSGVRTYAVALTETATPEVRKVLKKQLNETIELHEKIAQYMIDNEMYHAYDVEEQVNHDLKKADKALDLAKG
- a CDS encoding general stress protein — its product is MKEIKVAENSGQANKFIEEFFANGFSKNEIYLLTYNKERSEYLTNTTNTKEYRASEQGVFESAVNKLFSREDELHSKMASLGLTQEEAKQCVGEMKQERIIIIAKKDM
- a CDS encoding PAS domain S-box protein, producing MNENISGIDYQEVIEYALDPLIIHSNHKIIYVNHAAEHFFRGKREDIIGASPLDIFQETSKAAIRKRIQSAYERPAELIEETIFRLDGTTVNVELYCHPLLLGDKKVIQTYVRDITVKKESETRQKEIIKQINELSTTLVPLLEGIAVLPLVGSIDEQRANQLLMAVPVKVQTQNINCLIIDFSGIYTLNSIVTEHLFKINSVMSLLGVQCILTGLRPELSRSAVQLGINLDSTRTMATVKNALHFLGITSSK
- a CDS encoding Lrp/AsnC family transcriptional regulator → MDEIDKNILLHLQENARLSVTQLGKLVGLSTPAVNERVKKLEEKNIIDGYRAIINPENFNKPVTAFILYSNTNCRQFVEYCKEHPEVIECHRLAGQYNYLVKVLTNSVQSLETFIDESMAFGQPSTLIKLSSPVVYKAIK
- a CDS encoding DUF1272 domain-containing protein, coding for MALEMRNTCEKCNKKLHNSSVAYICTHECTFCDKCSENEMYICPNCGGELVKRPRGKEHSLSCSLSLS
- a CDS encoding DMT family transporter, with amino-acid sequence MGYVFLTMGLVLGIAGQMCVKLSKGLRQTVPTIGAFLLFIACIYFISLTTHYFEIGIVFAIWAGLTIVSTTLLGIYIFKESKNKRKIISVTLIITGVIILKAF
- a CDS encoding DMT family transporter is translated as MFYLLLFLAIILEVIAVFFLNLTNGFTNFVPTVLAILFYCSSIAAYMLINAKGEVGVASALYAGGATVLVVVTGIIFFDETISLSKILGVSLIIIGAVSLNIKGSSKERRTA
- a CDS encoding LysR family transcriptional regulator, whose protein sequence is MEVEDIRIFMAVAEYGSVSLAADKLGYVQPNVTARIRSLERKIGHPLFHRHRRGMTLNVEGRKLLTYGEQMMRLMDEIQKAFQDERNLVGSLCIGLVETVVGFPEIISSYHNKHKNVDISLVSGVSTQLIEKVLKFQLDGAFVAEPVNVSTLDQIPAFDEEIVLVCSANEKGKKQIQSAKELLHLPFILFNEGCQYRERLQQWLKDEQIVSPKIMEFATLETIMGTVVSGLGVTLIARSLAERYEREGLVQLFSIPEPYRNLRIVYVRRSDSYLGVTEGEFIKTISEVREGKKQK
- a CDS encoding DUF5412 family protein, which translates into the protein MYRNYPQETATVKWINDETVEISDHTLNVKQDTFNANDRSN
- a CDS encoding BH0509 family protein, with protein sequence MSQVERNSKVQKLVEYQKFNEEEVSKMTDPQVEYYHWLYFDDSAYDYM